From the genome of Tsukamurella pulmonis:
GTGGGCCCGCTCGTCGGTGCGGCCGCCGACCGGTTCGGGCAGCGGCGCACCGTGCTCGCGGCCGGAATCGCGAACAGCCTCGCGCTGCTCCTGATGACCTGGGTCGTGTTCAGCCCGCTGCCGGGCGCGGCCGTGCTGGCCTCGGCGGCGCTCGTGGGCGCCACCGCCCCGCAGGTCGGCCCCATGTCGCGCAGCCGCCTGGTCACCATGATCACCACGAAGCTCCCGGAGGGGCGCCGCGTGCGCACCCTGCTCTCGGTCATGGCCTACGAATCGGCCGCCGACGAGATCATCTTCGTCTTCGGCCCCGTCATCGTGGGTCTGCTGGCGACCACCCTCTCGCCCGCCGCGCCGATGATCGGTGCCGCGGTGCTCACCGTGCTGTTCGTGTCGGCGTTCGCGCTGCACCCCAGCGGGCGTGCGCCCGAGCACCACGGCGACGGCGCCGTCGTGCAGGCGCCCGCGCGGGAGCTCTTCACTCCCCTGTTGCTCACCGTGGTCGTCGGCGTCTTCGGCATGGGACTGTTCTTCGGCTCCACCTTGACCGGGCTCACCGCCTTCATGCGGGACGCGGGTAACGCGGAGGCCGCGGGCCTGTACTACGGCGTCATGGGCGTGGGTTCCGCCGCGCTGGCCCTCGGGTCCGCGCTGCTCCCCGAGCGGTTCAGCATCGCCGCCCGCTGGGTGAGCTTCGCGACGGTGCTCGTCCTCGGCGCCGCGCTGATCGCCGTGGCCCCGTCGCTGCCGATGCTCGTGGCGGGCCTGGCGATCGCCGGCATCGGTGTCGGCCCCACGCTCGTGACCGAGTTCA
Proteins encoded in this window:
- a CDS encoding MFS transporter, which produces MTATMPHDTSPSTPGTTGPTIIEVAGRSYFPIAFVARLPFAMMVVGVLTLVVAGRDSLAFGGLSSAMVGIGSALVGPLVGAAADRFGQRRTVLAAGIANSLALLLMTWVVFSPLPGAAVLASAALVGATAPQVGPMSRSRLVTMITTKLPEGRRVRTLLSVMAYESAADEIIFVFGPVIVGLLATTLSPAAPMIGAAVLTVLFVSAFALHPSGRAPEHHGDGAVVQAPARELFTPLLLTVVVGVFGMGLFFGSTLTGLTAFMRDAGNAEAAGLYYGVMGVGSAALALGSALLPERFSIAARWVSFATVLVLGAALIAVAPSLPMLVAGLAIAGIGVGPTLVTEFSLGAERSPLGRSATVMTILGSGLILGQSLASAINGALAENLGTAVAQCAPLVAALVVLGAGIANAALSRRR